A region of Micromonospora chokoriensis DNA encodes the following proteins:
- the serA gene encoding phosphoglycerate dehydrogenase: MNPVVLIAEELAPAAIEVLAHDFDVRHVDGTDRPALLSALSEADAVIVRSATQIDAEAVAAAPRLKVVARAGVGLDNVEVPAATARGVMVVNAPTSNIVSAAEQAVALLLAVARNTASASSALKAGEWKRSKYTGVEVQGKTVGVVGLGRIGVLFAQRIAAFGTRLIAYDPYIQPARAAQLGVRLVGLEELLRESDFISIHLPKTPETVGLIGEKELAIVKPGVRIVNAARGGLVDEQALADAIAEGRVAGAGVDVYSKEPCTSSPLFAFDNVVATPHLGASTHEAQDKAGLAVAKSVKLALQGEFVPDAVNVQAGGVVAEDVRPLLPLAEKLGRAFTAVAGGVAASVTVEVRGEIVSHDVSVLKLAATKGLFSSVVEEQVTYVNAPHLAAERGVEVTLATLAETAEQSTLVTVRGALPDGRTVSVSGTVTHSGARDVLKLTEVDGFDVEIGAEGILLFLRYADRPGVVGTVGTLLGESGINIAAMQVARREAGGETLMTLTVDQALGADLLTSAADSIGATAASAADLRDE; encoded by the coding sequence ATGAATCCTGTCGTACTGATCGCCGAAGAACTCGCCCCCGCCGCCATCGAGGTGCTCGCCCACGACTTCGACGTCCGTCACGTCGACGGCACCGACCGTCCGGCCCTGCTCTCGGCGCTCTCCGAGGCCGACGCCGTCATCGTGCGAAGCGCGACCCAGATCGACGCCGAGGCGGTCGCCGCCGCGCCGCGACTCAAGGTGGTCGCCCGGGCCGGCGTCGGACTGGACAACGTCGAGGTGCCGGCGGCCACCGCCCGGGGCGTCATGGTCGTCAACGCGCCCACCTCCAACATCGTCTCCGCCGCCGAGCAGGCCGTCGCACTGCTGCTCGCCGTCGCCCGCAACACCGCGAGCGCCAGCTCCGCCCTCAAGGCGGGGGAGTGGAAGCGGTCGAAGTACACGGGCGTCGAGGTGCAGGGCAAGACCGTCGGCGTGGTCGGGCTCGGTCGCATCGGGGTGCTCTTCGCGCAGCGCATCGCCGCCTTCGGCACCCGGCTGATCGCGTACGACCCGTACATTCAGCCGGCCCGTGCGGCGCAGCTCGGCGTACGTCTGGTCGGGTTGGAGGAGCTGCTGCGGGAGAGCGACTTCATCTCCATCCACCTGCCGAAGACGCCGGAGACGGTGGGGCTGATCGGTGAGAAGGAGCTGGCGATCGTCAAGCCCGGCGTCCGCATCGTCAACGCCGCCCGTGGCGGGCTCGTCGACGAGCAGGCGCTCGCCGACGCGATCGCCGAGGGTCGGGTCGCCGGCGCCGGCGTCGACGTGTACAGCAAGGAGCCGTGCACCTCCTCGCCGCTGTTCGCCTTCGACAACGTGGTGGCCACCCCGCACCTGGGCGCCTCCACCCACGAGGCGCAGGACAAGGCCGGTCTCGCCGTGGCCAAGAGCGTCAAGCTGGCGTTGCAGGGCGAGTTCGTCCCGGACGCGGTGAACGTGCAGGCCGGTGGTGTGGTCGCCGAGGACGTCCGGCCGCTGCTGCCGCTGGCCGAGAAGCTGGGTCGGGCGTTCACCGCTGTCGCCGGTGGGGTCGCCGCCAGCGTCACCGTCGAGGTGCGCGGCGAGATCGTCAGCCACGACGTGTCGGTGCTCAAGCTCGCCGCCACCAAGGGTCTGTTCAGCTCGGTCGTCGAGGAGCAGGTCACCTACGTCAACGCCCCGCACCTGGCGGCGGAACGCGGCGTCGAGGTCACCCTGGCGACCCTGGCCGAGACGGCCGAGCAGTCCACCCTGGTCACGGTGCGTGGCGCGCTGCCCGACGGCCGTACGGTCAGCGTCTCCGGCACGGTCACCCACTCCGGCGCTCGGGACGTCCTCAAGCTGACCGAGGTGGACGGCTTCGACGTGGAGATCGGCGCGGAGGGCATCCTGCTCTTCCTGCGCTACGCGGACCGGCCCGGCGTCGTCGGCACCGTCGGCACGCTGCTCGGCGAGTCGGGCATCAACATCGCGGCCATGCAGGTGGCCCGGCGTGAGGCGGGTGGCGAGACGCTGATGACGCTCACCGTCGACCAGGCGCTCGGCGCGGACCTGCTCACCTCGGCCGCCGACTCGATCGGCGCCACGGCGGCCAGCGCGGCCGACCTGCGCGACGAGTAG
- a CDS encoding branched-chain amino acid aminotransferase: MSGGDKLDFEIRPNPAPVSAADRAALLANPGFGRVHTDHMVTIRYAEGKGWYDARVEARGPIPMDPASAVLHYAQEIFEGLKAYRTADGGVTMFRPDANASRFVASAQRMAMPVLPPEVFVDSLHKLIEIDQDWIPTDEDSSLYLRPFMFASEVFLGVRPANEYLYLVIASPAGSYFSGGVKPVTVWVSPDYTRAAPGGTGAAKCGGNYAASLAAQAEAIEAGCDQVVFLDAVERRFVDELGGMNVFFVYDDNTVVTPPLTGTILPGITRDAIMTLAATAGHQVEERPVSFADWQADAASGHLREVFACGTAAVVTPIGGVRFPDGEFLIGGGEPGRVTMSLRQQLVDIQRGKTPDAHGWVQRVL, translated from the coding sequence ATGAGCGGTGGTGACAAGCTCGACTTCGAGATCCGTCCGAATCCCGCGCCGGTATCCGCCGCCGACCGGGCCGCCCTGCTGGCCAACCCCGGGTTCGGCCGCGTGCACACCGATCACATGGTCACCATCCGCTACGCCGAGGGCAAGGGTTGGTACGACGCCCGGGTGGAGGCGCGGGGGCCGATCCCGATGGATCCGGCGAGCGCCGTGCTGCACTACGCGCAGGAGATCTTCGAAGGCCTGAAGGCGTACCGCACGGCCGACGGCGGCGTGACGATGTTCCGTCCGGACGCCAACGCCTCCCGGTTCGTCGCGTCGGCGCAGCGGATGGCCATGCCGGTGCTGCCGCCCGAGGTGTTCGTCGACTCGCTGCACAAGCTGATCGAGATCGACCAGGACTGGATCCCCACCGACGAGGACAGCAGCCTCTACCTGCGGCCGTTCATGTTCGCCAGCGAGGTGTTCCTCGGCGTCCGCCCAGCCAACGAGTACCTCTACCTGGTGATCGCCTCACCGGCCGGTTCGTACTTCAGCGGTGGGGTCAAGCCGGTCACCGTCTGGGTCTCCCCGGACTACACCCGGGCCGCCCCCGGTGGCACCGGCGCGGCCAAGTGCGGCGGCAACTACGCCGCGTCGCTGGCGGCCCAGGCGGAGGCCATCGAGGCCGGCTGCGACCAGGTCGTCTTCCTGGACGCTGTGGAGCGCCGGTTCGTCGACGAGTTGGGCGGCATGAACGTCTTCTTCGTCTACGACGACAACACGGTGGTCACCCCGCCGCTGACCGGCACGATCCTGCCCGGCATCACCCGCGACGCGATCATGACGCTGGCGGCGACGGCCGGGCACCAGGTCGAGGAGCGACCGGTCAGCTTCGCCGACTGGCAGGCCGACGCGGCCAGCGGGCACCTGCGGGAGGTGTTCGCCTGCGGCACCGCCGCGGTGGTCACCCCGATCGGTGGGGTCCGCTTCCCGGACGGCGAGTTCCTGATCGGTGGCGGCGAGCCGGGCCGGGTCACGATGTCGCTCCGTCAGCAGTTGGTCGACATCCAGCGCGGCAAGACCCCCGACGCGCACGGTTGGGTGCAGCGCGTTCTCTGA
- a CDS encoding FAD:protein FMN transferase codes for MRIDEQPRTRWPDLSAFRNRRPDLRLGSRRQRIDPAAATDGRIAVQHTVRTATAEYTLLLNAPAWLGRRGVGEALRDSVAELRAIDLTYGPNRPDSLVSRLRRGEISPDSYPPLADLVDRCTAMRAATDGWFDAWAVPGGFDPGGLLGGWAVERAAERLRAAGVHDYAVLSGADLVVRGHAPHGGPWRVAVHHPTAPERAPLVLEMTAGAVGTSGVTGRQGHVVDPHTGEPADHLVAATVVGPDLTIADAYATALYAAGPTGLSWFRGDSDYRALFAHRR; via the coding sequence ATGCGCATCGACGAGCAGCCGAGGACCCGCTGGCCGGACCTGTCCGCGTTCCGCAACCGGCGGCCGGACCTCCGACTCGGCAGCCGCCGGCAGCGCATCGACCCGGCAGCCGCCACCGACGGCCGCATCGCTGTGCAGCACACCGTCCGCACCGCGACCGCTGAGTACACCCTCCTCCTCAACGCCCCCGCCTGGCTCGGCCGCCGGGGCGTCGGCGAGGCACTACGCGACAGCGTGGCGGAGCTGCGCGCCATCGACCTCACCTACGGCCCCAACCGTCCGGACAGCCTGGTCTCCCGCCTGCGTCGAGGCGAGATCAGCCCCGACTCGTACCCACCCCTGGCCGACCTGGTGGACCGCTGCACGGCGATGCGCGCCGCCACCGACGGGTGGTTCGACGCCTGGGCGGTGCCCGGCGGCTTCGACCCGGGCGGCCTGCTCGGCGGCTGGGCGGTCGAGCGCGCCGCCGAGAGGCTGCGCGCCGCGGGCGTCCACGACTACGCCGTGCTCTCCGGCGCCGACCTCGTCGTCCGGGGGCACGCGCCGCACGGTGGGCCGTGGCGGGTCGCCGTGCACCACCCGACCGCCCCCGAGCGCGCGCCGCTGGTGTTGGAGATGACCGCCGGCGCGGTCGGCACCTCCGGGGTGACGGGAAGGCAGGGACATGTGGTGGACCCGCACACCGGCGAGCCGGCCGACCACCTCGTCGCCGCCACCGTCGTGGGCCCCGACCTGACGATCGCCGACGCCTACGCCACCGCGCTGTACGCGGCCGGGCCCACCGGCCTGTCGTGGTTCCGTGGCGACTCCGACTATCGCGCGCTCTTCGCGCACCGACGCTGA
- a CDS encoding 3-isopropylmalate dehydrogenase, with the protein MARIAVVAGDGIGPEVVAQARKVLDAVLPGVQATEYDLGAARWHRTGEVLPDSVLAELAGHDAILLGAVGDPTVPPGVLERGLLLKLRFAFDQYVNLRPSRLWPGVAGPLGNVKPGEVDLVVVREGTEGLYAGAGGSLHRDTPAEVATEESLNTRHGVERVIRDAFARAGRRERRKVTLVHKTNVLTHAGSLWARAFDAVAAEHPDVATEYQHVDAAAMFLVTQPQRYDVVVTDNLFGDILTDIAAAVTGGIGLAASGCINPEGAYPSMFEPVHGSAPDIAGQGVADPVAAVLSAALLLEQLGHAEAAARVNAAVATELATRTPGVTLRTEEVGDRLAAHAVA; encoded by the coding sequence GTGGCGCGGATCGCGGTGGTGGCCGGGGATGGCATCGGACCCGAGGTGGTCGCGCAGGCCCGCAAGGTCCTCGACGCGGTGTTGCCCGGCGTCCAGGCCACGGAGTACGACCTCGGCGCGGCCCGCTGGCACCGTACCGGAGAGGTGTTGCCCGACTCCGTGCTGGCCGAGCTGGCCGGGCACGACGCGATCCTGCTCGGCGCGGTCGGTGACCCCACGGTTCCGCCGGGTGTGCTGGAGCGGGGTCTGCTGCTCAAGCTCCGATTCGCCTTCGACCAGTACGTCAACCTCCGCCCGTCCCGGCTCTGGCCCGGCGTCGCCGGCCCGCTCGGCAACGTGAAGCCGGGCGAGGTCGACCTGGTGGTGGTGCGGGAGGGCACCGAGGGTCTCTACGCCGGGGCCGGTGGCTCGCTGCACCGGGACACCCCCGCCGAGGTCGCCACCGAGGAGAGCCTGAACACCCGGCACGGCGTGGAGCGGGTGATCCGCGACGCGTTCGCCCGCGCCGGCCGCCGCGAGCGGCGCAAGGTCACCCTGGTGCACAAGACCAACGTGCTCACCCACGCCGGGTCGCTCTGGGCGCGGGCCTTCGACGCGGTCGCCGCCGAGCACCCGGACGTCGCCACCGAATACCAGCACGTCGACGCCGCCGCGATGTTCCTGGTCACCCAGCCGCAGCGGTACGACGTCGTGGTCACCGACAACCTCTTCGGCGACATCCTCACCGACATCGCCGCCGCCGTCACCGGCGGGATCGGGCTGGCCGCCAGCGGCTGCATCAACCCCGAGGGGGCGTACCCCTCGATGTTCGAGCCGGTTCACGGCTCGGCGCCGGACATCGCCGGTCAGGGCGTCGCCGACCCGGTCGCCGCGGTGCTCTCCGCCGCCCTGCTCCTGGAGCAGCTCGGGCACGCCGAGGCCGCCGCCCGCGTCAACGCGGCGGTCGCCACCGAACTGGCCACCCGCACCCCGGGCGTGACGCTGCGGACCGAAGAGGTCGGCGACCGGCTCGCCGCCCACGCCGTAGCCTGA